Proteins encoded within one genomic window of Brenneria nigrifluens DSM 30175 = ATCC 13028:
- the mlaE gene encoding lipid asymmetry maintenance ABC transporter permease subunit MlaE produces the protein MLLQALASLGRQGISTCASFGRAGLMLFNALVGKPEFRKQWPLLIKQLYGVGVQSLLIIMVSGLFIGMVLGLQGYLVLTTYSAEASLGMMVALSLLRELGPVVTALLFAGRAGSALTAEIGLMKATEQLSSMEMMAVDPLRRVVAPRFWAGLISMPLLAIIFVAVGIWGGSLVGVDWKGIDGGFFWSAMQGAVEWRQDLLNCVIKSIVFAITVTWIALFNGYDAIPTSEGISRATTRTVVHSSLAVLGLDFVLTALMFGN, from the coding sequence ATGTTACTACAGGCGTTGGCGTCGCTGGGACGTCAGGGAATTTCTACCTGCGCTTCTTTTGGCCGTGCCGGACTGATGCTGTTTAACGCATTGGTGGGCAAGCCTGAATTCAGGAAACAGTGGCCGCTGCTTATCAAACAGCTTTACGGCGTGGGGGTACAGTCGCTGCTGATCATTATGGTGTCCGGCCTGTTTATCGGTATGGTTCTGGGGCTGCAGGGCTATCTGGTGCTGACGACCTACAGCGCCGAGGCCAGCCTGGGGATGATGGTCGCCCTGTCTTTGCTGCGCGAACTCGGCCCGGTAGTGACGGCGCTGTTGTTTGCCGGGCGGGCGGGGTCGGCGCTGACGGCGGAGATCGGCCTGATGAAGGCCACCGAGCAGCTTTCCAGTATGGAAATGATGGCCGTGGACCCGCTAAGACGCGTGGTCGCCCCGCGATTCTGGGCGGGATTGATCAGTATGCCGCTGCTGGCGATCATCTTTGTCGCGGTCGGCATCTGGGGCGGGTCGCTGGTCGGCGTCGACTGGAAAGGCATAGACGGCGGTTTTTTCTGGTCCGCCATGCAGGGGGCCGTCGAGTGGCGGCAGGACCTACTGAACTGCGTGATTAAAAGTATCGTGTTCGCCATTACCGTGACCTGGATAGCGCTGTTTAACGGTTATGACGCGATCCCGACTTCGGAAGGGATCAGCCGTGCAACGACCCGTACCGTGGTGCATTCATCGTTGGCGGTATTGGGATTGGATTTTGTGCTGACAGCACTGATGTTTGGGAACTGA
- the degS gene encoding outer membrane-stress sensor serine endopeptidase DegS, with the protein MLVKLLRSALFGLIVAGILLVALPGLRPNTPWFNNGESNDYAPEDAPLSYYQGVRRAAPAVVNVYNRVPNQDQQNELEIRTLGSGVIMNEQGYILTNRHVINNAQQILVALQDGRLYEAMVVGSDTLTDLAVLRIDGTNLPVIPINPQRTAHIGDVVMAIGNPYNLGQTITQGIISATGRVGLSAAGEDNRQNGRQNLLQTDASINRGNSGGALVNTLGELVGINTLSFDKSSDGETPEGISFAIPIALATKVMDKLIRDGRVIRGYIGVNGVQMENIDSKGFGQGRLSGILVKTVVPGGPADQAGIQVDDILLSVNNKPARSVIETMDQVAELRPGTVIPVTIERDKKSITLNMTIQEFPVN; encoded by the coding sequence ATGCTTGTTAAGTTACTCCGTTCCGCGCTGTTTGGTCTGATCGTTGCCGGCATTCTGTTGGTCGCACTTCCCGGACTGCGACCCAATACCCCATGGTTTAACAACGGTGAGAGTAATGACTACGCGCCGGAAGATGCGCCGCTAAGCTACTATCAGGGGGTGCGCCGCGCCGCGCCGGCGGTGGTCAATGTGTATAACCGGGTTCCCAATCAGGACCAGCAGAACGAGCTCGAAATCCGCACCCTCGGCTCCGGCGTCATTATGAATGAACAGGGTTATATTCTGACCAACAGGCACGTGATTAACAACGCGCAGCAGATTCTGGTCGCCCTGCAGGACGGCCGACTCTATGAGGCGATGGTCGTCGGTTCGGACACCCTGACCGATCTGGCCGTATTACGCATTGACGGCACCAATTTGCCGGTTATTCCGATCAATCCGCAGCGCACGGCGCACATCGGCGACGTGGTGATGGCCATCGGCAATCCCTACAATCTGGGACAAACCATCACCCAGGGGATTATCAGCGCCACCGGCCGCGTCGGGCTTAGCGCCGCCGGGGAGGATAATCGCCAGAACGGCCGTCAAAACCTGCTGCAAACCGACGCCTCCATCAATCGCGGCAACTCCGGCGGCGCGCTGGTGAATACGCTGGGTGAACTGGTCGGCATCAATACGCTCTCTTTTGATAAAAGCAGCGACGGGGAAACGCCGGAGGGCATCAGCTTTGCGATCCCCATCGCCCTGGCAACCAAAGTGATGGACAAGCTTATCCGTGACGGCCGGGTAATCCGCGGTTATATCGGCGTCAACGGAGTACAGATGGAAAACATCGACAGCAAAGGCTTCGGACAGGGAAGGCTGAGCGGGATTCTGGTCAAAACGGTCGTTCCGGGCGGACCGGCGGATCAAGCGGGGATTCAGGTTGATGATATTTTATTGAGCGTCAACAATAAACCGGCCCGCTCGGTGATTGAAACCATGGATCAGGTGGCGGAGTTACGTCCGGGCACCGTGATCCCCGTTACCATCGAACGCGATAAAAAATCGATAACCTTGAATATGACGATTCAGGAGTTTCCGGTCAACTAA
- the mlaD gene encoding outer membrane lipid asymmetry maintenance protein MlaD — translation MQTKKSEIWVGAFMLIALCAIIFLCLKVADIKSIGNQPTYRLYATFDNIGGLKARSPVRIGGVVIGRVADISLDEKTYLPRVALDIEQRYDHIPDTSSLAIRTSGLLGEQYLALNVGFEDEEMGTSILQDGGVIQDTKSAMVLEDLIGQFLYRSGGNSEDNAGQGNAAPATGSAATPEPAGQSATSHP, via the coding sequence ATGCAAACAAAGAAAAGTGAAATTTGGGTTGGCGCATTTATGCTGATTGCGCTGTGCGCCATCATCTTTTTGTGTCTGAAAGTGGCCGATATCAAGTCGATCGGCAACCAGCCGACGTATCGTTTGTACGCGACGTTTGACAATATCGGCGGGCTGAAAGCCCGTTCGCCGGTCAGAATCGGCGGCGTGGTGATAGGAAGAGTGGCGGATATTTCGCTGGATGAGAAGACCTACCTTCCCCGCGTGGCGCTGGATATTGAGCAGCGTTACGACCATATTCCCGATACCAGCTCGCTGGCCATCCGCACCTCCGGTCTGCTGGGCGAGCAGTATCTGGCGTTGAACGTCGGTTTCGAGGATGAAGAGATGGGCACCTCGATATTGCAAGACGGCGGGGTTATTCAGGACACCAAGTCAGCCATGGTGCTGGAAGACCTCATCGGCCAATTCTTATATAGAAGCGGCGGCAATAGCGAAGATAATGCCGGTCAGGGGAACGCCGCGCCGGCAACGGGTTCCGCGGCGACGCCCGAGCCTGCGGGCCAATCTGCGACTTCACATCCATAA
- the kdsC gene encoding 3-deoxy-manno-octulosonate-8-phosphatase KdsC encodes MSKIRAQTDTCYGPVDRQVLDKARDVRLLICDVDGVLSDGLIYMGNQGEELKTFNVRDGYGIRCLLTSGIEVAIITGRTANMLVDRCKTLGIAHLYQGQSDKILAFNDLLDKLSLTADQVAYIGDDLIDWPVMAQVGLSVAVADAHPLLLPRADYVTRIAGGRGAVRELCDLILFSQNKLEHAKGLSI; translated from the coding sequence ATGAGTAAAATCAGGGCGCAAACCGATACCTGTTACGGACCTGTCGATCGGCAGGTGCTGGATAAGGCCCGCGATGTTCGTTTGTTGATCTGCGACGTTGACGGCGTACTGTCCGACGGCCTGATTTACATGGGCAATCAGGGCGAGGAGCTGAAAACGTTCAACGTCCGGGATGGCTACGGTATTCGCTGTTTGCTGACGTCAGGTATTGAAGTCGCCATCATTACCGGCCGCACCGCCAATATGCTCGTCGATCGCTGTAAGACATTGGGGATCGCCCACCTTTATCAGGGGCAATCGGACAAGATTTTGGCCTTCAACGATCTGTTGGATAAACTGTCGCTGACGGCCGACCAGGTCGCCTATATCGGCGACGATCTGATCGACTGGCCGGTAATGGCCCAGGTGGGCTTAAGCGTCGCCGTCGCCGACGCGCATCCGCTGCTGTTGCCGCGCGCCGACTATGTCACCCGCATCGCCGGCGGACGCGGCGCGGTACGTGAACTTTGCGATTTAATTCTGTTCTCACAGAATAAGCTGGAGCATGCCAAAGGGTTGTCGATATGA
- the lptB gene encoding LPS export ABC transporter ATP-binding protein, whose protein sequence is MATLIAENLAKAYKGRKVVKNVSLTVNSGEIVGLLGPNGAGKTTTFYMVVGIVQRDEGRIVIDDEDISLLPLHDRALRGIGYLPQEASIFRRLSVYDNLMAILQIRKDLTSEQQEDRANELMEEFHIIHLRDSLGQSLSGGERRRVEIARALAANPKFILLDEPFAGVDPISVIDIKKIIEHLRDSGLGVLITDHNVRETLDVCERAYIVSQGHLIAHGSPTEILADEQVKRVYLGEGFRL, encoded by the coding sequence ATGGCAACATTAATCGCAGAAAATCTGGCCAAGGCGTATAAAGGCCGTAAGGTCGTGAAAAATGTCAGCCTGACCGTCAATTCCGGCGAGATTGTCGGCCTGTTGGGCCCCAACGGCGCCGGGAAAACCACCACGTTCTATATGGTGGTGGGGATTGTGCAACGCGATGAAGGGAGGATCGTGATTGATGACGAAGATATCAGCCTGCTGCCCCTGCACGATCGCGCGCTGAGGGGAATCGGCTACTTACCCCAGGAAGCGTCCATCTTCCGCCGGTTGAGCGTGTATGACAATCTGATGGCGATACTGCAGATCCGCAAGGATCTGACCTCGGAGCAGCAGGAAGACCGCGCCAACGAGCTGATGGAAGAATTCCATATTATTCATTTGCGCGATAGTCTGGGACAATCCCTGTCCGGCGGGGAAAGGCGTCGGGTGGAAATTGCCCGCGCGCTGGCGGCGAATCCCAAATTCATCCTGCTGGATGAGCCTTTTGCCGGCGTCGATCCCATTTCGGTGATTGATATCAAAAAAATAATCGAGCATCTGCGCGACAGCGGACTGGGCGTGTTGATTACCGATCATAACGTCCGCGAAACGCTGGACGTCTGTGAACGCGCCTATATCGTCAGTCAGGGACATTTAATCGCTCACGGTTCCCCCACAGAGATACTGGCCGACGAACAGGTCAAGCGCGTCTATCTGGGCGAAGGCTTCCGACTCTGA
- the lptC gene encoding LPS export ABC transporter periplasmic protein LptC — MSKTKRWLTALLALLALVLIGWNFADRDAAPPPDNQDNAVPVYTSEKTATRVYSPAGKLSYRLISDKAEYFNDEQLSWFTAPVATLFNEQGTATWSVRADRAKLTKDKMLYLYGHVEVNSLTNDSQLERIKTDNAQVNLVTQDVSSDDEVTLYGASFTSNGMKMRGNLREKRAELIEKVKTSYEIQHK; from the coding sequence ATGAGTAAAACAAAGCGTTGGCTGACAGCCTTGCTGGCACTGCTGGCTCTCGTTCTGATCGGCTGGAATTTCGCCGATCGCGACGCGGCGCCCCCGCCTGATAATCAGGATAACGCCGTGCCGGTTTACACCAGCGAGAAAACCGCGACGCGGGTTTACAGCCCCGCCGGGAAGCTGAGTTACCGACTGATTTCCGACAAAGCGGAATATTTCAATGACGAGCAACTGAGCTGGTTTACCGCCCCGGTCGCCACGCTGTTCAACGAACAGGGTACCGCCACCTGGTCGGTGCGCGCCGATCGCGCCAAGCTGACCAAAGATAAAATGCTCTATCTGTACGGTCACGTCGAGGTCAACAGTCTGACCAATGACTCACAGCTGGAGCGGATAAAAACGGACAATGCCCAGGTTAATCTGGTGACGCAGGACGTCTCCTCCGACGATGAAGTCACGCTGTACGGCGCCAGTTTCACCTCTAACGGGATGAAAATGCGTGGTAATCTGCGTGAAAAGAGAGCCGAGTTGATCGAAAAGGTAAAAACTTCTTATGAAATTCAACACAAATAA
- the ibaG gene encoding BolA family iron metabolism protein IbaG encodes MENNEIKDVLINALALQEAHVSGDGSHFQVIVVGEQFAGMSRVKKQQTVYAPLMEYIADNRIHALSIKAYTPEEWQRDRKLNGF; translated from the coding sequence ATGGAAAATAATGAAATTAAAGATGTGCTGATAAACGCATTGGCACTCCAGGAAGCCCATGTATCCGGCGATGGCAGCCATTTTCAGGTCATCGTGGTGGGTGAGCAGTTCGCCGGAATGAGTCGGGTGAAGAAGCAGCAAACCGTTTATGCCCCGCTGATGGAGTACATCGCGGATAACCGCATTCACGCCCTGTCGATCAAGGCTTATACGCCGGAAGAATGGCAGCGCGATCGCAAGCTTAACGGTTTTTAA
- a CDS encoding calcium/sodium antiporter, protein MLFATVLLIVGLVLLVYGADRLVYGAAVLARTFGIPPLIIGMTIVGFGTSLPELIVSVTAALSDQIDMAVGNVLGSNIANILLILGSAALIRPLTVHSALLRREFPPMLLVTVLCGFLLHDSYLSRADGALLLVAAGLFILLMIRMARQAQQDGVDSLTREQLAELPQEDSNQTVAVLWLILGLIILPMAARMVIDNATVIARHFYISELTVGLTVLAVGTSLPELATAIVGTLKKEDDIALGNLIGSNVFNIAIVLGVPALLSPGVLNPLAFQRDYWVMLGASALLTALCLSRKRRIGQGAGALLLCAFVAYLATLFLFS, encoded by the coding sequence ATGCTCTTTGCGACAGTACTCTTGATTGTTGGTTTAGTATTGCTGGTCTACGGCGCCGATCGCCTGGTCTACGGCGCGGCGGTTCTCGCGCGTACTTTTGGCATCCCGCCGCTGATTATCGGCATGACCATCGTCGGCTTCGGCACCTCCCTGCCGGAATTAATCGTCTCGGTCACGGCTGCGCTAAGCGACCAGATCGATATGGCGGTCGGCAACGTGCTGGGCTCCAATATTGCCAATATTCTGTTAATTCTCGGCAGCGCGGCGCTGATTCGCCCTTTGACGGTACACTCCGCCCTATTGCGCCGGGAGTTCCCGCCTATGCTGCTGGTCACCGTTTTGTGCGGTTTTTTACTGCATGATAGCTATCTAAGCCGCGCCGACGGCGCGCTGCTGCTGGTCGCCGCCGGACTCTTTATCCTGCTGATGATCAGAATGGCGCGCCAGGCGCAGCAGGACGGCGTCGACAGCCTGACCCGGGAACAGTTGGCGGAATTGCCGCAGGAAGACAGCAACCAGACGGTGGCCGTGCTATGGCTTATTCTCGGCTTGATTATTTTACCCATGGCCGCCCGCATGGTGATCGATAACGCCACGGTGATCGCCCGCCATTTTTATATCAGCGAACTGACCGTCGGCCTGACCGTGCTGGCGGTCGGCACCAGTTTGCCGGAGCTGGCGACCGCCATTGTCGGCACCCTGAAAAAAGAAGATGATATTGCGCTGGGCAATCTTATCGGCTCCAATGTTTTTAATATCGCCATCGTTCTGGGCGTGCCGGCGCTGCTTTCGCCGGGCGTACTCAACCCGCTCGCCTTCCAGCGCGATTATTGGGTCATGCTGGGCGCCAGCGCGCTGTTGACGGCGCTGTGCCTCAGCCGGAAACGCCGCATCGGACAAGGCGCGGGCGCTTTGTTGCTATGCGCTTTCGTCGCCTACCTGGCGACGTTATTCCTTTTTTCCTGA
- the lptA gene encoding lipopolysaccharide ABC transporter substrate-binding protein LptA produces the protein MKFNTNNPMRHALFASSLFAFSIPAFAVTGDSEQPIHIDSAQQSLDMQGNTVTFTGNVVVRQGTIEVKADKVVVIRPQGEQGREVVEGYGNPVTFYQMQDNGKPVKGHAQKIRYELDRDFLTLTGNAYLEQLDSNVKGDRITYLVKQQQMEAFSDKGKRVTTVLVPSQLQQKDNKGQSSPAQQPQPRVTE, from the coding sequence ATGAAATTCAACACAAATAACCCGATGCGTCATGCCCTGTTCGCCAGCTCGCTGTTCGCCTTCAGCATTCCGGCTTTCGCCGTAACCGGGGACAGCGAGCAGCCCATTCATATCGATTCCGCCCAGCAGTCTCTTGATATGCAAGGCAACACCGTGACCTTCACCGGCAACGTGGTGGTCAGGCAGGGCACCATCGAGGTGAAGGCCGATAAGGTGGTGGTGATACGTCCGCAGGGCGAGCAAGGCAGAGAGGTGGTCGAAGGCTACGGCAACCCGGTCACGTTTTACCAAATGCAGGACAACGGCAAGCCGGTGAAAGGCCACGCCCAGAAAATCCGCTACGAGCTGGACAGGGATTTTCTGACGCTGACCGGCAATGCCTATCTGGAGCAGTTGGACAGCAACGTTAAAGGCGACCGAATCACCTATCTGGTGAAGCAGCAGCAGATGGAGGCGTTCAGCGATAAAGGCAAACGCGTGACGACGGTATTGGTCCCCTCGCAGCTTCAGCAGAAAGATAACAAGGGGCAATCCTCCCCTGCTCAGCAACCGCAACCACGAGTCACTGAATAA
- the mlaC gene encoding phospholipid-binding protein MlaC encodes MFKRLLMVALLVVAPLANAVDQTNPYRLMSEAAQKTFDRLKTEQPRIRQNPDYLRNVVREELLPYVQIRYAGALVLGRYYKDATPAQRDAYFKAFEAYLEQAYGQALALYHGQIYQIAPDQPLGDANIISIRVTIIDQGGRPPVRLDFQWRKNSQSGNWQAYDMIAEGVSMITTKQNEWAATLRQKGVDGLTQQLQAAAERKITLDQQN; translated from the coding sequence ATGTTTAAACGTTTACTAATGGTGGCTCTGCTGGTGGTTGCGCCGTTGGCCAACGCCGTGGATCAAACCAACCCTTATCGTTTGATGAGCGAGGCGGCGCAAAAAACCTTTGACCGCCTGAAAACCGAACAGCCGCGCATCAGACAAAATCCGGACTATCTGCGCAACGTGGTGCGTGAAGAACTGCTGCCGTACGTACAGATCAGATATGCCGGCGCGCTGGTCCTCGGCCGCTATTACAAAGACGCCACGCCCGCTCAGCGCGATGCCTACTTCAAAGCGTTTGAAGCCTATCTGGAGCAGGCCTACGGCCAGGCCCTGGCGTTATATCACGGGCAAATCTATCAGATCGCCCCCGATCAACCGCTGGGCGACGCCAATATTATTTCTATCCGCGTCACCATTATCGATCAAGGCGGCCGTCCGCCGGTGCGCCTTGATTTCCAGTGGCGTAAAAACAGCCAGTCCGGCAACTGGCAGGCGTATGACATGATTGCGGAAGGCGTCAGCATGATCACCACCAAGCAGAATGAATGGGCGGCAACGCTGCGTCAAAAAGGCGTGGACGGCCTGACCCAGCAGCTGCAAGCCGCAGCGGAACGAAAGATTACGCTGGATCAGCAAAACTGA
- the mlaB gene encoding lipid asymmetry maintenance protein MlaB produces the protein MANALSWQSQQSTLLVAGALDRETLSPLWRQRDKLLADKTTLDVSGLDRVDSSGLALLIHFYHQRLQQGVELKIIGAGDRLKTLIALYNLNEIIPVS, from the coding sequence ATGGCTAATGCACTGAGCTGGCAGTCGCAGCAATCGACGCTGCTTGTCGCCGGCGCGCTGGATCGGGAAACGCTGTCGCCGCTGTGGCGGCAGCGCGACAAGCTGCTGGCGGACAAAACGACGCTGGATGTGTCCGGGCTGGATCGCGTTGATTCCTCCGGTCTGGCGCTGCTGATTCATTTTTACCACCAGCGGTTGCAGCAGGGCGTCGAACTGAAAATCATCGGGGCGGGGGATCGGTTAAAAACGCTGATAGCCTTGTATAACCTGAATGAAATCATCCCCGTGTCTTAA
- the kdsD gene encoding arabinose-5-phosphate isomerase KdsD, translating into MSHFELQPGFDFQQAGKQVLKIERDGLAQLDQYIDDNFTRAGEKIFHCRGKVVVMGMGKSGHIGRKMAATFASTGTPAFFVHPGEASHGDLGMVTPHDIVIAISNSGESHEILALIPVLKRLQVFLICMTGNPESTMGKAADIHLCVRVPQEACPLGLAPTSSTTATLVMGDALAVALLQARGFTAEDFALSHPGGALGRKLLLRVSDIMHAGDEIPHVAHDASLRDALVEITRKNLGMTVICGADMKIQGIFTDGDLRRIFDMGIDLNSARIADVMTAGGIRVTPQTLAVDALNLMQSRHITSLLVAEDDRLVGIVHMHDMLRAGVV; encoded by the coding sequence ATGTCACATTTTGAACTACAGCCCGGTTTTGATTTTCAGCAGGCCGGCAAGCAGGTACTGAAGATTGAACGCGACGGGCTGGCGCAGCTGGACCAGTACATTGACGACAACTTCACCCGGGCCGGCGAAAAAATATTCCACTGCCGGGGGAAGGTGGTGGTGATGGGCATGGGGAAATCCGGCCATATCGGCCGCAAAATGGCCGCCACCTTCGCCAGTACCGGCACGCCGGCCTTCTTCGTTCATCCGGGCGAGGCCAGCCACGGCGATCTGGGCATGGTTACCCCGCACGATATCGTGATCGCCATTTCCAACTCCGGCGAATCCCATGAGATTCTGGCGCTGATCCCGGTACTGAAACGTCTGCAGGTGTTCCTGATCTGCATGACCGGCAACCCCGAAAGCACCATGGGAAAAGCCGCCGATATCCATCTGTGCGTTCGTGTTCCGCAGGAAGCCTGCCCGCTCGGGCTCGCGCCGACCAGCAGCACCACCGCCACGCTGGTGATGGGGGATGCGCTGGCCGTCGCGCTGCTACAGGCGCGCGGCTTTACCGCCGAAGATTTCGCCCTATCCCACCCCGGCGGCGCGCTGGGTCGCAAGCTTCTGCTGCGCGTCAGCGATATCATGCACGCCGGCGACGAGATCCCGCACGTCGCCCATGACGCCTCCCTGCGCGACGCGCTGGTGGAAATTACGCGCAAAAATCTGGGGATGACGGTAATCTGCGGCGCGGATATGAAAATCCAGGGCATCTTCACCGATGGCGACCTGCGGCGGATTTTCGATATGGGGATTGACTTGAACAGCGCGCGAATTGCTGATGTGATGACCGCGGGCGGTATTCGCGTAACGCCGCAAACGCTGGCGGTGGATGCCCTGAACCTGATGCAATCACGCCATATTACCTCGCTGCTGGTGGCGGAGGACGATCGTCTGGTCGGCATCGTTCATATGCACGATATGCTGCGCGCCGGCGTGGTGTGA
- the murA gene encoding UDP-N-acetylglucosamine 1-carboxyvinyltransferase, with translation MDKFRVQGPTRLTGEVTISGAKNAALPILFAALLAEEPVEIQNVPKLKDIDTTMKLLSQLGARVERNGSVHVDASAVDVFCAPYDLVKTMRASIWALGPLVARFGQGQVSLPGGCAIGARPVDLHINGLEQLGATIALEEGYVKASVDGRLQGAHIVMDKVSVGATVTIMSAATLAEGTTIIENAAREPEIVDTANFLNTLGAKISGAGSDKITVEGVARLGGGVYRVLPDRIETGTFLVAAAISGGKVLCRHTRPDTLDAVLAKLREAGADIETGEDWISLDMQGRRPKAVTIRTAPHPGFPTDMQAQFSLLNLVAEGTGVITETIFENRFMHVPELIRMGAQAEIESNTVICHGVAKLSGAQVMATDLRASASLVLAGCIAEGVTVVDRIYHIDRGYERIEDKLRALGANIGRVKAGE, from the coding sequence ATGGATAAATTTCGTGTGCAGGGGCCGACCCGGCTTACCGGTGAAGTCACCATTTCCGGAGCAAAAAACGCCGCTCTCCCCATCCTGTTTGCTGCCTTGCTCGCGGAAGAGCCGGTAGAGATCCAGAATGTGCCGAAGCTGAAAGATATTGATACCACGATGAAGCTGCTCAGCCAACTGGGGGCGCGCGTTGAACGTAATGGTTCGGTGCACGTCGACGCCAGCGCGGTCGATGTATTCTGCGCGCCTTATGATTTGGTGAAAACCATGCGCGCCTCCATCTGGGCGCTGGGGCCGTTGGTGGCGCGTTTCGGACAGGGCCAGGTTTCATTGCCGGGCGGATGCGCCATCGGCGCGCGCCCGGTTGATTTGCATATCAACGGACTGGAACAGCTGGGGGCGACAATCGCCCTGGAAGAGGGCTACGTCAAGGCCTCGGTGGACGGCCGTCTGCAAGGCGCGCATATCGTTATGGATAAAGTCAGCGTGGGCGCCACGGTGACCATCATGAGCGCGGCGACGCTGGCCGAAGGAACGACCATTATTGAAAATGCGGCCCGAGAGCCGGAAATTGTCGATACGGCAAACTTCCTGAACACGCTGGGAGCGAAAATCAGCGGCGCGGGCAGCGATAAAATCACCGTTGAAGGCGTGGCGCGTTTGGGCGGCGGCGTATACCGCGTGCTGCCGGACCGTATAGAAACCGGAACCTTCCTGGTCGCCGCGGCGATTTCCGGCGGTAAAGTGCTCTGCCGCCACACCCGCCCCGATACGCTGGATGCGGTACTGGCGAAGCTGCGCGAAGCCGGTGCGGATATCGAAACCGGCGAGGATTGGATTAGCCTTGATATGCAGGGCCGGCGTCCGAAAGCGGTGACCATCCGTACCGCGCCGCATCCCGGTTTTCCGACGGACATGCAGGCGCAGTTCAGCCTGTTGAATCTGGTGGCGGAAGGCACCGGCGTTATCACCGAAACGATTTTTGAAAACCGCTTTATGCATGTGCCGGAGCTGATCCGCATGGGGGCTCAGGCGGAAATCGAAAGCAACACGGTGATTTGCCACGGCGTGGCAAAGCTATCCGGCGCCCAGGTGATGGCGACGGATTTGCGCGCGTCGGCCAGTCTGGTGCTGGCGGGCTGTATTGCCGAGGGGGTGACGGTGGTCGATCGCATCTATCATATCGATCGCGGCTACGAGCGTATCGAAGATAAGCTACGGGCGCTGGGCGCCAATATCGGGCGCGTCAAAGCCGGCGAATAA
- the mlaF gene encoding phospholipid ABC transporter ATP-binding protein MlaF — MDPKVTNLVEIRGLSFRRGKRQIFTDITLNVPKGKVTAIMGPSGIGKTTLLRLIGGQLQPDSGEIWFDGDNIPTLSRSALYEARKKMSMLFQSGALFTDLNVFDNVAWPLREHSRLPEPLLRSTVMMKLEAVGLRGAANLMPAELSGGMARRAALARAIALDPQLIMFDEPFVGQDPITMGTLVKLIDELNHALGVTCIVVSHDVPEVMSIADYAYIVADQHVVAEGTAAQLQANDDSRVRQFLDGIADGPVPFRLPAGDYKTALLGSAGG, encoded by the coding sequence ATGGACCCTAAGGTTACCAATTTGGTCGAAATCCGCGGCCTGAGCTTTCGACGCGGCAAACGACAGATTTTTACAGATATCACGCTGAATGTTCCTAAAGGCAAGGTTACCGCGATTATGGGGCCTTCCGGTATCGGTAAAACCACGCTGCTGCGTTTGATTGGCGGGCAGTTACAGCCGGATAGCGGTGAAATCTGGTTTGATGGCGACAATATCCCGACGTTATCGCGTTCGGCGCTGTATGAAGCGCGTAAAAAGATGAGCATGCTGTTTCAGTCCGGCGCGTTATTTACCGACCTGAACGTATTTGATAATGTCGCCTGGCCGCTGCGCGAGCACAGCCGTTTGCCGGAGCCGCTGTTGCGCAGCACGGTGATGATGAAGCTTGAAGCCGTGGGGCTGCGCGGGGCCGCCAACCTTATGCCCGCCGAGCTTTCCGGCGGCATGGCGCGCCGCGCCGCGCTGGCGCGGGCCATTGCGCTTGACCCGCAGTTGATCATGTTCGATGAACCTTTCGTCGGGCAGGATCCGATAACCATGGGAACGCTGGTAAAGCTGATTGATGAACTGAATCACGCGCTGGGGGTCACCTGTATCGTGGTTTCCCACGATGTGCCGGAGGTGATGAGCATCGCCGATTACGCTTACATCGTGGCCGACCAGCATGTGGTGGCGGAGGGAACGGCGGCGCAGTTGCAGGCCAACGACGACTCCCGCGTACGCCAGTTTCTGGACGGTATCGCCGATGGGCCGGTGCCTTTCCGTTTGCCGGCGGGTGACTATAAAACCGCGCTGTTAGGTTCCGCAGGGGGTTAA